The Immundisolibacter sp. DNA segment GGGCGCGGCCACTGGGCACCTTGTTTTGCGGCAGATGGGCGTAGTAATCGGGCATCTGGACGCCCGGCGCAAACTCGTTGCTCAGGTTCAGCACTCCGGCGTCCTGCCACCCATCGAGCACCCGCGCCGCGTGATCGTAGTAAGTCGCAATCATATGCAGGCCATCGGTTGGCGCGCCGTAGCTTGGATGTCGGGCGTCGTAATACTCCGGGTAGGACAGGCGAACCATGTAACGCAGGGCATCCTCGCGCGTGTCCTGCACGCCCGCCTGACGCAGGAAGCGGTTGTTGGGCACCCAGATGCCGCCGACCGATTTCATTGTCGTGCCGCCCGCATAGGGCGCCTTTTCGATGATCAGCACCTTGGCGCCAAGGCGCTGGGCGGTCAGCGCCGCGCTTGCCCCCGCAGCGCCCGCGCCGACCACCAGCACATCCACCGTGTCGTCCCAGCGCATCGGTTCGGCGGCGGCAGCCGGTTTAAGCAGACCCATGCCCGCGCCCGCCGCCAGGGCCGCGCTGCCCTGCAACAAGCGGCGACGACTGAGCGGTAATTTGGATACCGTCATCTAGTAGAACCTCTTTTTACGCCCAGATTAATGCATGAACGACCAGTTCTCAAAGTGGCGGCCGTCGGCCCCAGGCCGCTACCGTACAGGCGCCAAAAGCCCACAGCCGCGGATCGTCCAGCAGCGACAGGGCGGCATCATATGCCTCGGCGGCCATATAGCCGCCAGCGACGACCCGCTCGCGCGCCTGCTGGCCACTTAATCGATAGAACTGGGCGAGCGGTCCGGCGCCGCGCAGCACCGCCACTTCGGCCGCTGCGTCGACATCGCTCAAGCCCAGGTCGGTCAGGCGCTGCGGCAAATCGCGCGCCCAGTAGCAGTCGCGGCCGGTGGCCGCCACCACGGCGCGGGTCAGTGCGTCCATGAACTGTGTATATAGCGGTCGCTGGCCGGCGTGCACCGGATAAAAATCGGGTTCCTCCAGCAACAGCACTCCGCCAGGCTTGAGTGCGTTGATGAGCCGCCCGATCGCGTCGTCAATATCGGGCAGATGGTGCACCAGCCAGCGTGCGTGCACCAGGTCGAACTGTCCGTCTGGCAGGGCGTCACGGGTGAGGTCATGGGCCAGGATTTCGAGGTCCGGCGGTGCATCGACCGCGACCAGACTGGGGTCGATATCGATAGCGAGCACGCGCCCGGTCGGACCCACGGTATGACACAGCCAGTGGGCGATCGAACCGCCACCGGCGCCCACCTCCGCGCAGTGCCAGCCGGGTCGCACGCCAAGGTCGAGTATGTGCCGCCGGGTGGCCGGGTCGAGTTCAGCCTCCAGCAAAGCCAGGCGTTGACGGGCCTGCTGCCAGGCATTGGACAGGGCGTAATCGGTCATCGGGAGGTCCCCGCGTGGATCAGTTACCGCCGGCCACCTGGCGTAAGGGTCCGGAATCGAACGGCACCGGCGCTTCAAGTCCGCGCAGCCAGCCGAGCAGCCGTTCCGCCTGTTGCCGGTCGACCTTGCCATAGTCGGCGAGGAGTCGAAACTTCGCCTCAAGTTCCGGCGTCGTCAGCGGGTTTTCGGGATCGCCCCTGGGCTGTTCCTGGGATGCCTGGAGGACTTGGCCATCGGCCAGAGTGAGGCTGACCGCGGCCGACCAGCAGGCTGGGTAGGCTGCCTCGCGGGCCTCATCGACCGCCACCTGGATGGCCGGCAACAGTTTGCGCACCGTGCTGTCGGCGAGCGCCGTCGGGGCAAACTCGGCCAGGCCGACCTGTCCGTGATGCAGCGCCGCCGCCACGCAGTACTGGAGGCTGAATTTGGCATCCGTGACGGTGTGGGGATCAGGTTTGTCGCACAGGGCCAGCGCGGCCCGGTAGGTAGCTACGGTCGCCGCGATGATCACGGCGTCCGCCGGCAGCCGCGCGCGTAACGCCAGCGCCGCATCGATCGCCGCATGCGTGTGGCGACAGGATGCGTGGGGTTTGATCGATATCCGGTGAATACGCAGGGACTCGGTCGGTTCGCCCAGATGCGCGACCACGCGCTGTGGATCGCCTTGCGGTGCAAGGCCGGCAAAAAAGCCGCGCTCGCCCTCCAGGATTTTGCGCGCGCCGGTCAGGCCCAGTCGCGACAAGGTGGCTGCCAGCACACCGTTGGCCGCCGCCCGACCCGGATGCAGGGGCTTGGTCAGGGCGCCATCGTCGTTGAATTGCCACAGCCCGGCCGCCTGCGTGCCGGCGTTGCCCAGGGCCCACACCAGGCGCTCGCGATCCAGGCCAAGCAGCCATCCGGCCGCCGCGGCGGCGCCGTAAACACCGCACGTGGAAGTGTTATGAAAGTGAACGTAGTGTTCGGCACCGACCGCCTCGCCGATACGCACCATGACCTCGTAACCGACCACCACCGCCGCCAGGAACTCAAGGCCGCTGACGCCGACCCGCTCGGCGACCGCCAGCGCAGCCGGTATCACCACGGCGCCTGGGTGGGTGACCGATTCACGTTCGACGTCGTCCATCTCGACAATGTGCGACAACGCACCGTTGCAAAGTGCCGCCACTTCCACGGAGCGGCCTTCTGTCAGGCCGAGCAGTGTTACCCGCCCGGGTGGCTGGAGCCGTGCATATTCGAGAAAAATGTGACCGGTGTCGGTCCCCAGCCCGGCCAGGGCCGAACCCAGCCAGTCGAGTACCAGCAAGCGGGCGGCGTGCAGATCGGCGCTGGCGAAACCGGACTCGCGCCGCGCCAGCTGCCAGTCCGCCAGTTGCTCACTGAGGCTGGCGTCAATCATGGGCGCCTTTGACCGCGTCGCCGGAGTACTCGACCTCGTGCGCGGCAAGTTCCCATATGGCGCGCGCCGCAGGGTTCTCGCGCTCTTCCTTGATGTGGCCGACCAGGCCCGCGGCGCGGGTAATCACGGCGAAGCCGCGCATCACCTCGACCGGGATGCCGAGCTCCGACAGTACGGCCGCAATGGCACCGGTGGCATTGATGGTGATGTGCCTGGCATAGACACGGTCTACAGCGTCGCCCAGCGCCAGCAGCGCGGCGATGTGATCACCCTTGACGCCGGCCGTGTGCGCAACCGCCAACAGCTTGGGCGTACGTGGGTCGTCCGGCCGGTGCAGGTTGTGACCGAAGCCGGGGAGGGGGGTTTTGCTCTCCCGATGGCGACGGGCAATGCCTTCGGCGGCGACAGCACGGTCGGGCGCCGCGATGATCTCGGCGATCAGCGCGGCGGCCCCCTCCATGGTGCCAAGGAACTGCCCGCCAACGCCGAGCAAGCCAGCGGCGACCGCGCCCTGCAGCGATTCCGGTGCGCTCATCAGGGTCAGGCGCGTGGCAATGGCGCTGGGCGTGATGCCATGCTCCATCAGCGTTACCAGCACCGCATCGACGATTTTGACTTCGCCTGCCGTTGGCATGCGCGCCATGATTTGAAAGAACATCATTTGCGTGAAGCTGACTTCGCCGATCAGTTCGTCAACCAGGCTCTTGTCGCGCACGTAAATCGCGTCGCTGGTGTAGGTGCAGATAGCGGTGCTGGGTTTGCGCGGTTCGGCCATGCGGGTACGTGCTCCGGTTGGGTCAGGAAGGGGGTTGAAAGGTCGGCATGATGTCAGTCGCGGCATTGCCGCAAAAGTCCGTACCAGTGGCTAAGCGGCTCTGGGTTGGCGGAGTCACGAAGCGGGGTGCAGGCAGGCGCTGCGGCGGTGCCCGTCATTTCTTGTGGCGGGCACCATCGCCGGGCCGCTTTCTTACGAGCAGACTGGGCAGGTCGCCGTCCGGCTCCGCATCGCTGGTGACCATGTTCAGCGGATGGCCGCTGAGCATGGTCCGTAACTGTTCATGAAACGCACCCTGCTGTTCCATGAACAACACCACGCTGCGTTCCAGATAGTCGCGAAGCAGGCTGTGCAGGCTGTCGCCGTGAAAGCGGATAAGTTGCCGGAGCACCTCGTCGGCCAGCAGCGAACCGTTGGCCTGGGTTTCCTGTTCTGAAATGATCTGTAGCAGGATGCTACGGGTGATGGTCTGGCCGGTTTTCGAGTCGTGGACCTCGAACGGCTCGCCGGTCAGCACCAACCGTTTGACGTCATCCAGCGCCACGAAGCAACTGTGCATGGTGTCGTACAGGCGACGATTGGGATATTTTTTCAGAATCCGCACGTGGTTTTAACCTTGCGCGCTGGCCGTGACTGGCCAGTATTCGGCCCATCGACCGCAACCTGGCGTATCCGGGCGATTGTACACAGCATGCCAAGTCGTGCAGCCAATTCGTGTTACGTACCAAAGGCATGAATACGTGGATGCGGTCGCGGCTTTATACTTTTAGCTGGATTAAATACCCACCTCTGGTGGGCGCGTCTGCCGCACTGCGGCACTTCGGAGAACCCATGCGCAAGCTGCTCAAGGCGTCTGCCCTGATCGCCATCGGATTTTTTACTGGCCTGTTGCTGATGCGCGATGGTGCGCATGCGGAACGTCCCGAGACCGCCGCAGTAGGCCCGACCATGGACCTGCCGGTGCAGGAACTACGCCTGTTCAGCGAGGTACTGGGGATCATCCGTCAGAATTATGTCGAACCGGTGACCGACAGCGACCTGCTCAAAAGCGCAATTCGCGGCATGCTCAGCGGGCTGGACCCGCATTCCGCCTACCTGGAGAAAGAGGAGTTCCAGGAACTGCGGGAAGGCACGTCAGGCGAGTTCGGTGGCCTGGGCATCGAGGTCGGTATGGAAGACGGCTTCGTCAAGGTGATCTCGCCGATCGACGATACGCCAGCCCAGAAAGCCGGTATCCGTGCCGGGGATCTGGTGGTTCGCCTGGATGACACGGCCGTGAAGGGCCTGTCGCTGGGCGAGGCGGTCAAAATGATGCGCGGTGCGCCGGGC contains these protein-coding regions:
- a CDS encoding class I SAM-dependent methyltransferase translates to MTDYALSNAWQQARQRLALLEAELDPATRRHILDLGVRPGWHCAEVGAGGGSIAHWLCHTVGPTGRVLAIDIDPSLVAVDAPPDLEILAHDLTRDALPDGQFDLVHARWLVHHLPDIDDAIGRLINALKPGGVLLLEEPDFYPVHAGQRPLYTQFMDALTRAVVAATGRDCYWARDLPQRLTDLGLSDVDAAAEVAVLRGAGPLAQFYRLSGQQARERVVAGGYMAAEAYDAALSLLDDPRLWAFGACTVAAWGRRPPL
- a CDS encoding MmgE/PrpD family protein, with the protein product MIDASLSEQLADWQLARRESGFASADLHAARLLVLDWLGSALAGLGTDTGHIFLEYARLQPPGRVTLLGLTEGRSVEVAALCNGALSHIVEMDDVERESVTHPGAVVIPAALAVAERVGVSGLEFLAAVVVGYEVMVRIGEAVGAEHYVHFHNTSTCGVYGAAAAAGWLLGLDRERLVWALGNAGTQAAGLWQFNDDGALTKPLHPGRAAANGVLAATLSRLGLTGARKILEGERGFFAGLAPQGDPQRVVAHLGEPTESLRIHRISIKPHASCRHTHAAIDAALALRARLPADAVIIAATVATYRAALALCDKPDPHTVTDAKFSLQYCVAAALHHGQVGLAEFAPTALADSTVRKLLPAIQVAVDEAREAAYPACWSAAVSLTLADGQVLQASQEQPRGDPENPLTTPELEAKFRLLADYGKVDRQQAERLLGWLRGLEAPVPFDSGPLRQVAGGN
- a CDS encoding citryl-CoA lyase, which gives rise to MAEPRKPSTAICTYTSDAIYVRDKSLVDELIGEVSFTQMMFFQIMARMPTAGEVKIVDAVLVTLMEHGITPSAIATRLTLMSAPESLQGAVAAGLLGVGGQFLGTMEGAAALIAEIIAAPDRAVAAEGIARRHRESKTPLPGFGHNLHRPDDPRTPKLLAVAHTAGVKGDHIAALLALGDAVDRVYARHITINATGAIAAVLSELGIPVEVMRGFAVITRAAGLVGHIKEERENPAARAIWELAAHEVEYSGDAVKGAHD
- the phaR gene encoding polyhydroxyalkanoate synthesis repressor PhaR, translating into MRILKKYPNRRLYDTMHSCFVALDDVKRLVLTGEPFEVHDSKTGQTITRSILLQIISEQETQANGSLLADEVLRQLIRFHGDSLHSLLRDYLERSVVLFMEQQGAFHEQLRTMLSGHPLNMVTSDAEPDGDLPSLLVRKRPGDGARHKK